The Winslowiella toletana region CTCAGGCTGGGTGCATGGCCAATTCTGCTCGGGCTGATTATCGCCGCGTTAAGTGCGTTTATCGACAGTCATGACTATCTGTGGATGATTGCCGGTCTGAGCCTGTATGCATTTGGTTCTGGCCTGGTCAATGCGGGTCTTTATCGCCTGACGCTGTTTTCCAGTGAGGCAGGTAAAGGCAGCGTAGCGGCGATGATTGGCATGTTAAGTATTGCCGCTTTCGCCATTGGCATTGAACTGGCGAAATATGGTTACTTTGCCGGCGGCAATCTGTGGTTCAGCGGCATTAATCTGCTGGCGGGATTGATTTGGTTCGCACTGGTGCGGGGATTTCTGCGCGAACGCCAGCGGCGCAGCCAGATTGTGGCGTTGTAAGCTGTTGAAGCGGCTAAAACTGATTACCGAAGATGCATAAACAGTAGTTTTCCTGGAAAACCGAAAGAAAAGGACTTCTTTTGCGTCAATTATTGTGCCATTTCACATGCCACATCGATTTCACCAGGGAGATATATGACATTAAGCGTGTCAAATTCGCAACGTCCCGTGTCTGCGGAATCCATACACCCGGCATCTTCAGCTGAGTCACAGCCCAAAAACGAGGAAGAACGACTGGCTGAAGTTAAGGAACTCTGCCAAAAGGAAGGGATCGGCGTTGTGGCAGATCATCTCATTAAATTGCAAACGCTGGCGCAAGAGAAAAATTGTATTATCGGTATTCGCCCGGTTGATGTGATGGCAACAGATTTGATTGAGAATGGGCACCCAACGAAAGGATTCCATATAAAAGGAAAAAGCGCAAACTGGGGCCCGCAAGCGGCTTTCATCTGTGCAAAGCAAGAGTTAAGTAAGCTGGCCGATCAGTCAGAGGAAAAGCTGAGGAAATTTAATCAGCAAGTAGCGTGTTGTGTGGCCGAAGGTTACGCCCGGCGGATCCCATTAGAATTGACCCTGGCGCGTCTCAATGTGCTTATCGAAAATAATGTTGTCGATAACGTAAAATATGATGCACGCCGTCATCCTGTTGAATTAGAAGCCAGCACGCCAAAAGGTGTTGTACATAAATTTGAGTTAGCCCTCTCTGATAAAGAGCCAGGAATGTACCTGGTCAGTCATGAAGGTATGCCGGTTGAAGTGCTCGCCCCACCAGGAGAAAATAAAAAACCACTGACAGCCGATTACGACATTTTTTTAATTGCCCCTTTAACCGAGGATTTCGGTGCACAGGATATGTTATCGCTACACGACGTCTCACATGTCGTTTTCAAGACCAGAGTTGATAACTATCGAACTTCCCCTGCAGACCTTGCCGAACCCTTAAAGGCAGCTTATACCCATCCCGGTAAGTTTTATGAGCCAGAAGATAAACAGTTTGGTAATGCTTCTTCACGCATCCTCACTATGATCCCCGAAATTAATCAGCGGCTGGTCGGTAAAGGTGAAGCCGTAGTGCACCATAGCACCGACACTGGCAATCCTGCGACGGATATGGAGGCAAACTTTCCTGCGGCCTTTACCCTGCCTGAACCACTGGATCAGTTCGATGAGATCTGTGTGATAAGAAACGTAGATGAGTTAAAAACGCTGGTGCAGGTTGCAAAAAATGCGGGCTACTATGTGCCGTTAAATCCGCTTTGGAAAAAAGAGATTACCGGTATTCGCTCTTCAGGCTTTAAAGATGCGCAAAACGTCGCCATCCATCACTGGAAACAGGTGTAAGGTTTCCGGACGATCTATTGAGCGTCTTTGGTGCCAACAGCTTGCTTATCAATCTGCACAGGATTGATAAGCAAACCGACCTTCCGACACCCGGCATCAGCCGCAAACAACTCCCCGCTGGCTTATTTCTTCGGGAAAAGCTCGTCGCGTTGATACGGCTCCTGCTCACCCTCTTTACGGGTTTTTAGCAGTTTAAGAATCCAGGTGTACTGCTCCGGATTTGGTCGGACAAAGATTTCGACCTCTTCATTCATCCGACGCGCCAGCGTTTTATCATCCGCCTCAAGCAAATCATCCATTGGCGGACGGATATGCACATGCAGCTTATGCGTTTTGCTGTCATAAACCGGGAACAGCGGCACGACTTTCGCCCGGCACACTTTCATCAGACGGCCTATCGCCGGCAGCGTTGCCTTATAGGTGGCAAAGAAATCGACAAATTCACTGTGTTCCGCGCCGTGATCCTGATCGGGCAAGTAGTAGCCCCAGTAGCCCTGACGCACTGAACTGATAAACGGCTTGATGCCGTCATTACGGGCATGCATCCGGCCACCAAAGCGGCGGCGTACTGCATTCCACATATAATCAACCAGCTCATTGCGCTGGTTGTGGAACATCGCGGCCATTTTCTGGCCTTCTGACGCCATCAACATCGCCGGAATATCGACCGCCCAGCCATGTGGCACGAGGAAAATTACGTTCTGCTGTTCAGCACGCAAGCCCTCAATAATCTCTTTGCCGTGCCACTCAACGCGGTCACGCACATGTTCTGGCTTGCGCAGCGCCAGCTCGGCCATCATTACCATCGACTGCGGCGCCACCGCAAACATCTGGTCAATAATCGCTTCACGCTGCTGTTCTGGCAGCTCTGGCAGGCAGTAAAACAGATTGATTTGCGCACGACGGCGCGCACTGCGGGCAAACTTACCGGCGGTGCGCCCCAGCCCACCTAAAATAGGGTCACGGACGCGCGCAGGCAGCATCGCCATACCGGCACAAGCACCTATTGCCAGCCAGACACCCCAGTATTTCGGTTTAAGGAAAGCCTTTTGAAAGACGGGAATAAATTCAACACTACTTTTTTTTCTGTTTTCCATGCACTCGCCTCAAACAATAACCGGCTAATGATAGTGCTGACAGGCAAATTTGCAATCATTCCCGAACACAGACGAAAAAAAACCGACAGCCCGCGCCGTCGGTTTTTTACTGCATGCCGGACTTAGTTCAGTCTCAGCTGCGGAACCACCTCTTTGACCTGCGCCAGATAATCTCTGCGATCCTTACCTGTCAGTCCTTCAGAGCGCGGCAGTTTTGCCGTCAGTGGGTTAACGGCCTGGTTATTAATCCAGATTTCATAATGCAGGTGCGGACCGGTTGAACGCCCCGTGTTGCCGGACAGCGCAATACGATCGCCACGCTTCACCTTGTCGCCTGGCTTGACCAGCAGTTTTTTCAGGTGCATATAGCGCGTCATATACTGACGACCGTGGCGGATTGCCACATAGTTACCGGCTCCACCGCTGCGCTTCGCCACCACCACTTCACCATCACCCACCGCCAGCACTGGCGTGCCGACCGGAAGGGCAAAATCGACGCCCTTATGCGGCGCAATACGGCCGGTCACCGGGTTAAGGCGACGTGGATTAAAGTTTGAGGAGACGCGATACTGCTTAACGGTTGGGAAACGCATAAAGCCACGCGCCAGGCCAGAACCGCTGCGATCGTAGAATTTGCCGTCTTCGGCACGAATCGCGTAGTAGTCTTTGCCGCCGGTATTCAATCGAACGCCTAACAGATGGCTCTGTTCACTTTTGCCATCCATCATTTCGCGTGACATTAATACCGAGAATTTGTCACCGCTGCGCAGTTTGCGGAAATCCATTTGCCACTGCATTGCCTTGATCACCGCACTGGCTTCGCCGCTGCTCAGCCCGGCTTTACGCGCGCTGCTGACAAAGCTGCCGTTCACCGTGCCGCTGAGCACGCTGTTTTTCCATTCGCCCTGCTGCATTTCGCTGGTGGCTTTAAAACCATTGCCGGAGCGATCATAGGTACGGGTTTCACGGCGCGACATTTCCCAGGTCATACGCTGTAGCTGACCATCGTCAGTCAGAGTCCAGGAAATTTGCTGGCCGATTTTCAGATTACGCAGGTCTTTATCCGCTTTAGCCAGCTGGTTGATATCAGACATATCAATACCGTACTGATTAAGGATACTGCTCAGGGTGTCGCCTGTAGAGACGGTATAATCGTGAGTGCCCGACTCATTCTGAACATCTTCATCGATTTCGTCTTTGGGAATATCTTCTTCCGGGGCCGGAGTCGGCTGATCGATCGGTTCACTGGCTTCCGGCAGCAAGGTACGCAGCTCGCTTTTTTCCAGTTCAATATGCTTAACGATCGGGTTTTCGCCGGGATGATAAACGTAAGGCCGCCAGACAGCGACGGCCAGTGTAACGACAGTAAGCGACCCCAGCATGATGCGGTGGGGACGTGGTAAGTTGTTGAACGCCATGGCGACAGAGCGGGCTATCTGCTGCACTATTTACTATTCCTCTATGCTCCTTTCAGGCAGCTCACATACTGGCTCGACAGCTGTGAGAGGAATTTCACATAGCTGTCTTTAGTTAAGCTGATACCCATCCCCAACGGATCCAAGGTGCCTTTTCGCACAGAAGTTCCGCGGGCGACGGCATCGATGACGGCCGGCCTGAATTGTGGTTCAGCGAAAACGCAAACGGCTTTCTGCTCAACCAACTGTGTTCGTATTTGATGTAATCGCTGGGCACCAGGCTGGATCTCAGGATTCACGGTAAAATGCCCTAAAGGCGACAGCCCGTAGTGTTTTTCAAAGTAGCTGTAAGCATCATGAAAAACGAAATATCCCTTCCCCTTCACTGGCGCAAGCTCGGAACTAATCTGCTGGTCAAATTTCGCCAGGCTAACCTCAAAGTTCTGTAGGTTGGCGTCTAGTTTGTCCTTGCTTTGCGGCATAAGTTCCAATAATTTTTGGTGGATTGCAACCGCAGATTGCCTT contains the following coding sequences:
- a CDS encoding anthrax toxin-like adenylyl cyclase domain-containing protein, which produces MTLSVSNSQRPVSAESIHPASSAESQPKNEEERLAEVKELCQKEGIGVVADHLIKLQTLAQEKNCIIGIRPVDVMATDLIENGHPTKGFHIKGKSANWGPQAAFICAKQELSKLADQSEEKLRKFNQQVACCVAEGYARRIPLELTLARLNVLIENNVVDNVKYDARRHPVELEASTPKGVVHKFELALSDKEPGMYLVSHEGMPVEVLAPPGENKKPLTADYDIFLIAPLTEDFGAQDMLSLHDVSHVVFKTRVDNYRTSPADLAEPLKAAYTHPGKFYEPEDKQFGNASSRILTMIPEINQRLVGKGEAVVHHSTDTGNPATDMEANFPAAFTLPEPLDQFDEICVIRNVDELKTLVQVAKNAGYYVPLNPLWKKEITGIRSSGFKDAQNVAIHHWKQV
- the lpxM gene encoding lauroyl-Kdo(2)-lipid IV(A) myristoyltransferase (LpxM is lauroyl-Kdo(2)-lipid IV(A) myristoyltransferase, an enzyme characterized in Escherichia coli and involved in biosynthesis of the form of lipid A found in that species and some closely related species.), coding for MENRKKSSVEFIPVFQKAFLKPKYWGVWLAIGACAGMAMLPARVRDPILGGLGRTAGKFARSARRRAQINLFYCLPELPEQQREAIIDQMFAVAPQSMVMMAELALRKPEHVRDRVEWHGKEIIEGLRAEQQNVIFLVPHGWAVDIPAMLMASEGQKMAAMFHNQRNELVDYMWNAVRRRFGGRMHARNDGIKPFISSVRQGYWGYYLPDQDHGAEHSEFVDFFATYKATLPAIGRLMKVCRAKVVPLFPVYDSKTHKLHVHIRPPMDDLLEADDKTLARRMNEEVEIFVRPNPEQYTWILKLLKTRKEGEQEPYQRDELFPKK
- the mepM gene encoding murein DD-endopeptidase MepM, which gives rise to MQQIARSVAMAFNNLPRPHRIMLGSLTVVTLAVAVWRPYVYHPGENPIVKHIELEKSELRTLLPEASEPIDQPTPAPEEDIPKDEIDEDVQNESGTHDYTVSTGDTLSSILNQYGIDMSDINQLAKADKDLRNLKIGQQISWTLTDDGQLQRMTWEMSRRETRTYDRSGNGFKATSEMQQGEWKNSVLSGTVNGSFVSSARKAGLSSGEASAVIKAMQWQMDFRKLRSGDKFSVLMSREMMDGKSEQSHLLGVRLNTGGKDYYAIRAEDGKFYDRSGSGLARGFMRFPTVKQYRVSSNFNPRRLNPVTGRIAPHKGVDFALPVGTPVLAVGDGEVVVAKRSGGAGNYVAIRHGRQYMTRYMHLKKLLVKPGDKVKRGDRIALSGNTGRSTGPHLHYEIWINNQAVNPLTAKLPRSEGLTGKDRRDYLAQVKEVVPQLRLN
- the znuA gene encoding zinc ABC transporter substrate-binding protein ZnuA — its product is MLHNKNRFMTALLTLGFTASLAMPASAAVVASIKPLGFIAAAIADGVTPVEVLLPDGASEHDYALRPSDVKRLQSADLVVWVGPEMEAFLTKSASGLPAKKNLELAALTGVKPLLIRGAEDDEHHEDGHADHDEEGHDHHHHGEYNMHLWLSPEIARQSAVAIHQKLLELMPQSKDKLDANLQNFEVSLAKFDQQISSELAPVKGKGYFVFHDAYSYFEKHYGLSPLGHFTVNPEIQPGAQRLHQIRTQLVEQKAVCVFAEPQFRPAVIDAVARGTSVRKGTLDPLGMGISLTKDSYVKFLSQLSSQYVSCLKGA